One genomic segment of bacterium includes these proteins:
- the gap gene encoding type I glyceraldehyde-3-phosphate dehydrogenase — MTSRIAINGFGRIGRQVFRLLEDEKSLEAVAINDLTSPSVLAHLLKYDSVHGRFPGTVEAADDAIVVNGRRVSVTSVKNPAELPWKEDRVDIVVEATGVFRSAADLEMHLRAGARKVLLTVPPKKDPEGRIMLVVMGVNDDKLGPDQVFVSNASCTTNCLAPLAKVIDRSFGIRRGLMTTIHAYTNDQRILDAPHSDLRRARSAAVSMIPTTTGAAKAVGKVLPELNGKLDGIAVRVPTQDGSLVDLTVEVEREADAAAVNAAVEAAAAGDMKGIIEYCPDPIVSVDVVGNPVSSIFDAPSTMVMKGNLVKVLSWYDNEWGYSNRCVDLLKLMS, encoded by the coding sequence ATGACTTCACGAATCGCCATCAACGGATTCGGGCGCATCGGCCGGCAGGTGTTTCGTCTGTTGGAAGACGAAAAATCGCTGGAAGCGGTCGCCATCAACGATTTGACCAGTCCCTCCGTGCTGGCCCACCTGCTCAAGTACGATTCGGTCCACGGCCGTTTTCCCGGGACCGTGGAAGCCGCCGACGACGCCATCGTCGTCAACGGCCGCCGCGTCTCGGTCACCAGCGTCAAGAACCCGGCCGAACTTCCCTGGAAAGAGGACCGGGTGGACATCGTGGTCGAGGCCACCGGGGTTTTCCGGAGCGCGGCCGACCTGGAGATGCACCTGCGGGCCGGGGCCCGCAAGGTCCTGCTCACGGTCCCTCCCAAGAAAGACCCCGAGGGCCGGATCATGCTGGTGGTGATGGGGGTCAACGACGATAAGCTCGGCCCCGACCAGGTTTTCGTCTCCAACGCCTCCTGCACCACCAACTGCCTGGCTCCCCTGGCCAAGGTCATCGATCGCAGCTTCGGCATCCGCCGGGGGCTGATGACCACCATCCACGCCTACACCAACGACCAGCGGATTCTGGACGCCCCGCACTCCGATCTCCGCCGCGCCCGCAGCGCCGCGGTCAGCATGATTCCCACTACGACCGGCGCCGCCAAAGCCGTGGGCAAGGTCCTGCCCGAGTTGAACGGAAAGCTGGACGGGATCGCGGTCCGGGTGCCCACCCAGGACGGATCGCTGGTGGACCTCACGGTGGAAGTGGAACGGGAGGCCGACGCGGCGGCCGTCAACGCCGCCGTGGAAGCGGCCGCCGCCGGCGATATGAAGGGGATTATCGAATACTGCCCGGACCCGATCGTTTCCGTCGACGTGGTCGGCAATCCCGTTTCGTCGATCTTCGACGCCCCCTCCACCATGGTCATGAAGGGGAACCTGGTCAAGGTCCTCTCCTGGTACGACAACGAATGGGGATATTCCAACCGGTGCGTCGATCTCCTCAAGCTCATGTCCTGA
- a CDS encoding SemiSWEET family transporter translates to MDERTVNRIGWFASAMAMLMFASYLDQIRLNLSGRPGSVILPVATTVNGIAWVCYALFKARTDWPIVVCNAVGAVLGFATTVTALLSN, encoded by the coding sequence ATGGATGAAAGAACGGTCAACCGGATAGGATGGTTCGCTTCGGCGATGGCCATGCTCATGTTCGCCTCCTACCTCGACCAGATCCGGCTCAACCTCAGCGGACGGCCGGGGTCGGTGATCCTGCCCGTGGCCACCACCGTCAACGGGATCGCCTGGGTCTGCTACGCTCTCTTCAAGGCCAGGACGGACTGGCCGATCGTGGTCTGCAACGCGGTGGGAGCGGTCCTGGGTTTCGCCACCACGGTCACTGCCCTGCTTTCGAACTGA
- a CDS encoding D-alanine--D-alanine ligase: MVLERECQPGRVGVLLGGPSSEREISIKSGKAVSRALRSRGVEVVEIGIEEEVREGLAREALDAAFVVLHGRFGEDGQVQALLEKMGVPYTGSGVEASRLALDKAASRAVFRGCGLPVPETVLVRNGSAPARLPFPFPVVVKPSREGSSIGLGMARDREELEAACRTASAYDRTVLVEPLIAGKEITVGILGDRALPAVEIIPSHPFFDFEAKYTPGVSEFLVPARLETSVAERAARVALSAHAALGCYAYSRVDMLVRPGGDPVLLEVNTIPGFTENSLYPRACAAVGISFEELCLELLRLARIRGRN; this comes from the coding sequence ATGGTTCTGGAACGGGAATGTCAACCGGGCAGGGTCGGGGTTCTGCTGGGAGGGCCCTCCTCCGAACGGGAGATATCGATCAAGTCGGGCAAAGCGGTCAGCCGGGCCCTCCGGTCGCGCGGGGTGGAGGTGGTGGAGATCGGGATCGAGGAAGAGGTTCGGGAAGGGCTGGCCCGGGAAGCCCTCGACGCCGCTTTCGTGGTTCTGCACGGGCGGTTCGGAGAGGACGGCCAGGTCCAGGCCCTCCTCGAAAAGATGGGGGTTCCCTATACGGGCTCGGGCGTGGAGGCCAGCCGCCTGGCCCTGGATAAAGCCGCTTCGCGGGCCGTTTTCCGCGGTTGCGGTCTCCCGGTCCCGGAAACGGTGCTGGTCCGCAACGGCTCCGCCCCGGCGCGCCTCCCGTTCCCTTTTCCGGTCGTGGTCAAACCTTCCCGGGAAGGTTCGAGCATCGGCCTGGGGATGGCCCGCGACCGGGAGGAACTGGAAGCGGCCTGTCGGACGGCCTCGGCCTACGACCGGACCGTTCTGGTGGAGCCGCTGATCGCGGGCAAGGAGATCACGGTGGGGATACTCGGGGACCGGGCGTTGCCGGCGGTCGAGATAATCCCGTCCCACCCCTTCTTCGATTTCGAAGCCAAGTACACTCCGGGCGTTTCCGAATTCCTGGTGCCGGCCCGGCTGGAGACTTCCGTCGCCGAGCGGGCTGCCCGGGTCGCCCTGTCCGCGCACGCGGCCCTGGGCTGTTATGCCTACTCTCGGGTGGATATGCTGGTCAGACCGGGGGGGGACCCGGTGCTGCTCGAAGTGAACACCATCCCCGGTTTCACCGAGAACAGCCTCTACCCGCGCGCCTGCGCCGCCGTGGGAATCTCGTTCGAGGAACTGTGCCTGGAACTGTTGCGGCTGGCCCGAATCCGGGGGAGGAACTGA
- a CDS encoding UDP-N-acetylglucosamine--N-acetylmuramyl-(pentapeptide) pyrophosphoryl-undecaprenol N-acetylglucosamine transferase, giving the protein MKIAVAGGGTGGHLAPALALADAIRAEGGKMIFLTSLRSAPAFERQLRGVRIEEIPTAPVSRSPAAAARSVVVNWRGYRRALRVLSRERPALVLGTGGYPSIAPALAGRRLELPLVLYEANTVAGRANRWLASRAAALIRALPPAPGWTSPVPEFVTGPAVWEKALRPAPTGFRQSLGLDPEIPTVLVMGGSHGARGINLAVSAALSEWRQRGCRLQFVHLAGKGMEEGLASRYREAGFRARVFPFYAEMGRLYSIADLAITRAGASTVAELAANRVPAVYIPYPAAADDHQYANALYMQERGAARAIREEEGPGTVAAAVADLAASPSARARMSASAQQALPSGAVASIMNVLRAAVARRLD; this is encoded by the coding sequence TTGAAAATCGCGGTGGCGGGAGGGGGCACGGGCGGCCACCTGGCTCCGGCCCTGGCCCTCGCCGACGCCATCAGGGCGGAGGGAGGGAAGATGATTTTCCTCACCAGCCTGCGCTCCGCCCCCGCGTTCGAGCGCCAGCTCAGGGGAGTCCGGATCGAGGAGATCCCCACCGCTCCCGTTTCCCGGAGCCCGGCCGCCGCCGCCCGCTCGGTCGTCGTCAACTGGCGGGGATACCGCCGGGCCCTCCGGGTTCTTTCCCGGGAACGGCCCGCCCTGGTTCTGGGAACGGGGGGATATCCTTCCATCGCCCCGGCCCTGGCCGGGCGCCGTCTGGAGCTGCCCCTGGTCCTCTACGAGGCCAACACCGTCGCCGGCCGGGCCAACCGCTGGTTGGCCTCCCGCGCCGCCGCCCTGATACGAGCGCTTCCTCCGGCTCCCGGCTGGACCTCTCCGGTCCCCGAGTTCGTGACCGGCCCGGCCGTCTGGGAGAAGGCACTGCGCCCGGCGCCGACCGGGTTCCGGCAAAGCCTGGGATTGGACCCGGAGATCCCGACGGTGCTGGTCATGGGAGGGAGCCACGGCGCCCGGGGCATCAACCTGGCCGTCTCCGCCGCGCTTTCGGAATGGCGGCAGCGGGGGTGCCGGCTTCAGTTCGTCCACCTGGCCGGAAAAGGGATGGAGGAGGGGCTGGCATCGCGCTACCGCGAAGCCGGGTTCCGCGCCCGGGTCTTCCCGTTTTATGCGGAGATGGGCCGGCTTTATTCGATCGCCGACCTGGCGATCACCCGCGCCGGGGCCTCGACCGTGGCCGAACTCGCGGCCAACCGGGTGCCGGCGGTGTATATCCCCTATCCCGCCGCCGCCGACGATCACCAGTACGCCAACGCCCTCTACATGCAGGAGCGGGGAGCCGCCCGGGCGATTCGGGAAGAGGAGGGGCCCGGTACGGTCGCCGCCGCCGTCGCGGACCTGGCCGCTTCCCCCTCCGCCCGGGCCCGGATGTCGGCCTCGGCGCAGCAGGCCCTACCTTCCGGGGCCGTGGCCTCGATCATGAACGTGCTGAGGGCCGCGGTCGCCCGCCGCCTGGACTGA
- a CDS encoding phosphoglycerate kinase, which yields MTTDKLFIEDLDLAGKKALIRVDFNVPLDDRGEISDDTRIKAALPTIEYVLDRGASAILISHLGRPGGKPDPAKSLAPVAKRLSRLLGRPVAFVPDCVGPEAEAAAAALRPGDVLLLENLRFHPEEKAGDEGFARKLAALADVYIDDAFGTAHRAHASMVGVTKFMKRSAMGYLLEKEVRYLWQAIENPRRPFVAVMGGAKVADKIQVISNLLTKVDVLVVGGAMAYTFLKVEGVNVGSSRVETVVEDKKGAKIDVFELVREIFDLARRRGVDLLLPLDHVEADRFAPDARTRIVPRDGIEEGWMGMDIGPRTIELYSERIRAAGTAVWNGPMGVFEWEAFAAGTMAIARALAQCPGTTIIGGGDSVAAVNRSGVAADISHISTGGGASLEFLEGKILPGVDALTDRNRT from the coding sequence ATGACGACGGACAAACTCTTCATCGAGGATTTGGACCTGGCGGGGAAGAAAGCCCTGATCCGGGTCGATTTCAACGTTCCCCTGGACGACCGGGGCGAGATCTCCGACGACACCAGGATCAAGGCCGCCCTACCCACCATCGAATACGTCCTCGACCGCGGCGCTTCCGCCATCCTCATATCCCACCTGGGGCGTCCCGGCGGCAAGCCCGACCCGGCCAAGAGCCTGGCCCCGGTGGCGAAACGGCTCTCCCGGCTCCTGGGGCGCCCGGTCGCTTTCGTTCCCGACTGCGTGGGGCCCGAAGCCGAGGCCGCCGCCGCCGCCCTCCGGCCCGGCGACGTGCTGCTCCTGGAAAACCTCCGCTTCCACCCCGAAGAAAAGGCGGGGGACGAAGGTTTCGCCCGGAAACTGGCGGCGCTGGCCGACGTCTACATCGACGACGCTTTCGGGACCGCCCACCGGGCCCACGCCTCCATGGTCGGGGTGACCAAGTTCATGAAACGGTCGGCCATGGGCTACCTCCTGGAGAAGGAAGTGCGCTACCTCTGGCAAGCGATCGAAAACCCCCGCCGTCCCTTCGTGGCGGTCATGGGGGGGGCCAAGGTCGCCGACAAGATCCAGGTCATCTCCAACCTCCTGACGAAAGTGGACGTCCTCGTCGTCGGGGGGGCCATGGCCTACACCTTCCTCAAGGTGGAGGGGGTGAACGTGGGCTCGTCGCGGGTGGAAACCGTGGTCGAGGACAAGAAAGGCGCCAAGATCGACGTCTTCGAACTGGTCCGGGAGATCTTCGACCTCGCCCGGCGGCGGGGGGTCGACCTGCTCCTGCCCCTCGACCACGTGGAGGCCGACCGGTTCGCTCCCGACGCGCGGACCCGGATCGTGCCTCGGGACGGCATCGAGGAAGGCTGGATGGGGATGGATATAGGTCCCCGCACGATAGAACTTTATTCCGAGCGGATCCGGGCGGCGGGCACGGCGGTGTGGAACGGTCCCATGGGCGTCTTCGAATGGGAGGCGTTCGCGGCGGGAACGATGGCGATCGCCCGGGCCCTGGCCCAATGTCCGGGCACCACCATCATCGGCGGCGGGGACTCGGTGGCGGCGGTGAACCGCAGCGGCGTGGCCGCCGATATCAGCCATATCTCCACGGGCGGGGGGGCTTCCCTCGAATTCCTGGAGGGGAAAATCCTTCCGGGCGTGGACGCCCTGACCGACCGCAACCGAACTTGA
- a CDS encoding acyloxyacyl hydrolase, with protein MKGLIPLFLLAAAASGRARPGTPTDREILFGIYVDTIRNRDTHGGTVAARRWFLPENPDDGFGVLHPRPLHWGVEGRAGFLVDPEPRGEGAILLNLGYDLPLLRRLGLEFFAGCGASYSGVRYSRTTYWNIVTRAGAALRFDDFLLQGAYEHRSNAGLGPYNRGVDLITAAVGVRF; from the coding sequence ATGAAGGGGCTGATCCCCCTTTTCCTACTGGCCGCCGCCGCTTCCGGCCGGGCGCGGCCGGGGACGCCGACGGACCGGGAAATCCTTTTCGGGATCTACGTCGATACGATCCGGAACCGCGATACCCATGGCGGAACCGTCGCCGCACGGCGCTGGTTTCTCCCGGAGAACCCCGACGACGGCTTCGGCGTTCTCCACCCCCGCCCTCTTCATTGGGGGGTCGAGGGCCGGGCCGGATTCCTCGTCGATCCCGAACCGAGGGGAGAAGGAGCGATCCTCCTCAACCTCGGGTACGACCTTCCCCTCCTGCGGCGGCTGGGGCTGGAGTTCTTCGCGGGCTGCGGGGCCTCGTATTCCGGGGTCCGCTACTCCCGGACCACCTACTGGAACATCGTCACCCGGGCCGGGGCCGCCCTCCGTTTCGACGACTTTCTCCTCCAGGGGGCTTACGAGCACCGCAGCAACGCCGGGCTGGGGCCCTACAACCGGGGCGTCGACCTGATCACCGCCGCGGTCGGGGTCCGCTTCTGA
- a CDS encoding cell division protein FtsQ/DivIB translates to MANRKIKTPRLGRRRNRKVEARDPGPRDPAARRRLRLRLAGLAAVLAGAGALVWFLLSASFFEVASVRVLNNHDFSPEEVIGLSGLAPGENIFLAPLAAARERLLSQDNIRDAVIQRVYPETVYVRIFEREARARVKYGRFYTVDADAVVLHGRKVKTWENLPTVYGLEVHDDEVGPPEQKRELTALLGAMDTRGLEGRVRVREINMNDPRKITLVTADDTEITLKREEYGLQLDRLLQVLERLEDAVRKKALSIDLRSSRVPVKLLD, encoded by the coding sequence ATGGCGAACAGGAAAATAAAAACTCCGCGCCTGGGTCGGCGCCGTAACCGCAAGGTCGAGGCCCGCGACCCGGGTCCCCGCGACCCGGCCGCGCGCCGCCGGCTCCGGCTCCGGCTCGCCGGCCTCGCCGCCGTTCTCGCCGGCGCGGGCGCCTTGGTCTGGTTTCTGCTTTCGGCCTCCTTTTTCGAGGTCGCCTCCGTCCGGGTTCTCAACAACCACGACTTCAGTCCCGAAGAAGTGATCGGGCTCAGCGGGCTCGCCCCCGGAGAAAATATTTTTCTGGCTCCCCTCGCCGCCGCCCGGGAGCGGCTTCTGAGCCAGGACAACATCCGCGACGCCGTCATCCAGCGGGTCTATCCGGAGACCGTCTATGTCCGCATCTTCGAGCGCGAAGCCCGGGCCCGGGTCAAATACGGACGCTTCTATACCGTCGACGCCGATGCCGTGGTTCTCCACGGACGCAAGGTCAAAACCTGGGAGAACCTGCCCACCGTCTACGGGTTGGAGGTACATGACGACGAGGTCGGCCCCCCCGAACAGAAGCGGGAGCTGACCGCCCTGCTGGGGGCCATGGACACCCGGGGGCTGGAGGGCCGGGTCCGGGTCCGTGAAATCAACATGAACGATCCCCGCAAAATCACCCTGGTCACCGCCGACGACACCGAAATCACCCTGAAACGGGAAGAATACGGCCTGCAGCTGGACCGGTTGCTGCAGGTTCTGGAGCGGCTCGAGGATGCGGTGAGGAAAAAAGCCCTCTCCATCGACCTGCGGTCCTCCCGGGTCCCGGTGAAGCTCCTGGATTGA
- the ftsA gene encoding cell division protein FtsA codes for MEQEQQIVVGLDVGTTKVCVVVAELNRPPAPPRVLGSGLVKCEGLRKGEVINIDKTVEAVTEAVSQAGIISGVDISEAYVGISGGHINSYNNRATIPVRHPASGVTRQDAERALNAARNFQIPDSSVVLHVIPQDYQVDGRGGVHDPLNMTAQRLGLRVHIITAGARALQDLQRCVKGAGVSIRGFALQPLAASLAVLHEEEMRSGVLLIDIGGGTSDYIVFNDNLPGYSGALAVGGDHLSNDISVGLHLLLSQAEAVKVRHASAALPGPEEDKTCPVPSGPGREEAKVSRLKLHKITSMRMEETLKIIRDQLESEEVLRLAGSGIVLTGGGARLRGIEEAARGVFGIPARLGTPWGLDGLEEIADAPENATAVGLVKYAEIHERGERRSRRLRCPRPLSRILDLLGKSF; via the coding sequence ATGGAGCAGGAACAGCAGATCGTCGTCGGACTCGATGTCGGGACCACCAAGGTGTGCGTGGTGGTGGCGGAACTCAACCGCCCCCCGGCGCCTCCCCGGGTCCTGGGCAGCGGTCTGGTCAAGTGCGAGGGGTTGCGCAAGGGCGAGGTCATCAATATCGACAAGACCGTGGAAGCCGTCACCGAGGCGGTTTCCCAGGCGGGAATCATCAGCGGGGTGGATATCAGCGAAGCCTACGTGGGGATCTCCGGGGGGCACATCAACAGCTACAACAACCGGGCGACCATCCCGGTGCGCCACCCGGCCTCGGGCGTGACCCGGCAGGATGCGGAACGTGCCCTCAACGCCGCGCGGAATTTCCAGATCCCGGATTCCTCCGTCGTTCTCCATGTCATCCCCCAGGATTACCAGGTGGACGGGAGAGGAGGCGTTCACGATCCCCTGAATATGACGGCGCAGCGCCTGGGCCTCCGGGTGCACATCATCACCGCCGGGGCCCGGGCCCTCCAGGATCTGCAGCGCTGCGTCAAGGGGGCGGGGGTCTCCATCAGAGGGTTCGCCCTGCAGCCGCTGGCCGCAAGCCTGGCGGTGCTCCACGAGGAGGAGATGCGCTCCGGCGTGCTCCTGATCGACATCGGCGGGGGAACCAGCGATTACATCGTTTTCAACGACAACCTCCCGGGTTATTCCGGAGCGCTGGCCGTGGGAGGAGACCACCTCAGCAACGATATTTCGGTCGGTCTCCACCTGTTGCTTTCCCAGGCCGAGGCGGTCAAGGTCCGCCACGCTTCGGCCGCCCTCCCCGGGCCCGAGGAAGACAAAACCTGCCCGGTCCCTTCCGGTCCCGGCCGGGAGGAGGCCAAGGTTTCGAGGCTTAAGCTGCATAAGATCACCAGCATGAGGATGGAGGAGACCCTGAAGATCATCCGCGACCAGCTCGAATCCGAGGAGGTGCTGCGCCTGGCCGGTTCCGGGATCGTTCTCACCGGCGGCGGCGCCCGACTGCGTGGCATCGAGGAAGCGGCCCGGGGGGTCTTCGGCATTCCCGCCCGGCTGGGGACTCCCTGGGGACTGGACGGGCTGGAGGAGATCGCCGACGCCCCCGAAAACGCCACCGCGGTGGGCCTGGTGAAATACGCCGAGATCCACGAACGGGGGGAGCGCCGCTCCCGCCGCCTCCGCTGTCCGCGTCCGCTGTCCCGGATTCTGGATCTGCTGGGGAAAAGTTTTTAG
- the murC gene encoding UDP-N-acetylmuramate--L-alanine ligase: protein MSEPDLNPFLDGFTGGLHFIGAGGAGMVALARVAAGKGLRVTGSDLFSSPGLRALQALGAEIRIGHGEGIPDGTGAAVYSGAVSPDNPELRAARAAGVPVLHRSRLLADLFEAKRGLAVAGSHGKTSTAAILSLIARAGGGDSAFAVGGTLIGPDVNGLWGEGPFLVAEADESDASFLAYRPEGVVLTGIELDHVNRYPDLENLRRAFASFFRRIRPGGFLIHPLGEPLPLDGLEPGVRIRSFGLGPEADYRIVDARRRDWSTDFGLVAAGRGLSGLSSRVIGVIGLLNAAAAAAAAFEAGFGPDAVREGLASYRGVRRRLELKVRAGGITVIEDYAHHPTEVAGAIGAVREASGKRLLAVFEPHRYSRLRRFHRELAESLTGADEIVVADLYPAFETPLPGIDAGLLVRDLAELGRDAAGPVPVEELPELVAERLEPGDTVLLMGAGAVSTAAERLAALVRSRGPSPLSSKAGQ, encoded by the coding sequence ATGAGCGAGCCCGACCTCAATCCTTTTCTCGACGGGTTCACGGGCGGCCTGCACTTCATCGGGGCGGGCGGCGCCGGGATGGTGGCGCTGGCCCGCGTGGCGGCGGGAAAAGGCCTGCGGGTGACCGGATCGGACCTTTTCTCCTCCCCGGGGTTGAGAGCGTTGCAGGCCCTCGGGGCCGAAATCCGAATCGGGCACGGCGAGGGTATCCCGGACGGCACGGGTGCGGCGGTCTACTCCGGGGCCGTTTCCCCGGACAACCCCGAGCTGCGCGCGGCCCGGGCGGCCGGGGTGCCCGTTCTACACCGTTCCCGGCTCCTGGCTGACCTCTTCGAGGCCAAGCGGGGCCTGGCCGTCGCCGGAAGCCACGGCAAGACCTCGACCGCGGCGATCCTGAGCCTGATCGCCCGCGCCGGCGGCGGCGACTCCGCCTTTGCCGTGGGGGGGACCCTGATCGGACCCGACGTCAACGGGCTCTGGGGCGAAGGGCCTTTCCTGGTGGCGGAAGCCGACGAAAGCGACGCCTCCTTCCTCGCCTACCGGCCGGAAGGGGTCGTGCTGACCGGGATCGAACTCGACCACGTCAACCGTTACCCCGACCTGGAAAACCTGCGCCGGGCCTTCGCCTCCTTTTTCCGCCGGATCCGACCCGGCGGTTTTCTCATCCACCCTCTCGGGGAGCCTTTGCCCCTCGACGGGCTGGAACCGGGAGTCCGGATCCGGTCCTTCGGTCTCGGGCCGGAGGCCGATTACCGGATCGTCGACGCCCGGCGACGGGACTGGTCGACGGATTTCGGCCTCGTCGCCGCGGGGCGGGGGCTTTCCGGCCTCTCTTCCCGGGTGATCGGGGTCATCGGGCTCCTCAACGCCGCGGCGGCGGCCGCTGCGGCTTTCGAGGCCGGCTTCGGGCCCGACGCGGTACGGGAAGGCCTGGCTTCCTACCGCGGCGTCCGGCGGCGGCTGGAGTTGAAAGTCCGCGCCGGCGGCATTACCGTGATCGAAGATTACGCCCACCACCCCACCGAGGTCGCCGGTGCGATCGGCGCCGTCCGGGAAGCGAGCGGAAAACGCCTGCTCGCCGTTTTCGAACCCCACCGCTATTCGCGGCTGCGGCGGTTCCACCGGGAACTGGCGGAGTCGTTGACCGGCGCGGACGAAATCGTCGTCGCCGACCTCTACCCCGCCTTCGAAACCCCGCTGCCCGGAATCGACGCCGGCCTGCTGGTCCGGGATCTGGCGGAGTTGGGGCGCGACGCCGCCGGCCCGGTCCCGGTGGAAGAGCTGCCCGAGTTGGTGGCGGAACGCCTGGAACCGGGAGACACCGTCCTGCTCATGGGTGCCGGTGCCGTTTCGACGGCGGCGGAGAGGCTGGCGGCCCTGGTCCGCTCCCGGGGCCCCTCCCCTCTCAGTTCGAAAGCAGGGCAGTGA
- a CDS encoding septal ring lytic transglycosylase RlpA family protein, with translation MKRRWALLAVSVLGAFLVSLILPRFRVSSEKTAMVSWYGGIFHGRTTASGVPYNMLALSAASPELPLGSRVRLIDPDSGRAVIVTINDRGPYAVDDRGEAIQPLRPHPERRFDLSLAAARKLGMVSRGVKKVNYQVLTSQSLPLDDGG, from the coding sequence ATGAAAAGGAGGTGGGCCCTGCTGGCGGTTTCGGTACTGGGGGCCTTTCTCGTCAGTTTGATCCTTCCCCGATTCCGGGTTTCGTCGGAAAAAACGGCGATGGTCTCCTGGTACGGAGGGATTTTCCACGGGCGCACCACCGCCTCGGGGGTTCCCTATAACATGCTGGCCCTGAGCGCCGCCAGTCCCGAGCTTCCGCTGGGAAGCCGGGTCCGGCTGATCGACCCCGACAGCGGCCGGGCGGTGATCGTGACGATCAACGATCGGGGTCCGTACGCCGTGGACGACCGGGGGGAGGCGATCCAGCCGCTCCGCCCCCACCCCGAGCGGCGTTTCGATCTTTCCCTGGCCGCCGCCCGCAAATTGGGAATGGTCAGCAGGGGCGTGAAAAAAGTAAACTACCAGGTATTGACGAGCCAATCGTTACCCCTAGACGACGGAGGCTGA
- the ftsW gene encoding putative lipid II flippase FtsW has protein sequence MRRPFDRPSALLPVLVGSLAAVGVLMVFSASAVFSRDVYGDSLHILKRQLFWLAAGIGFCLVGARVDYHRWRRWCRPLLLGGAGLLLLLFLPGLGRSGGGARRWLSLGGFNFQPAELVKYLMIIYLADFLARKQEVIAGFRRGFLPPLAVVTVLAALVVVQPDLGTALSLGAVGWAMLFLAGARIRHLLLPLLPALPGIAYLVWSKPYRVRRLVAFLDPWQDSRGAGFQIIQSLIALGSGGVTGVGLGESRQKLFYLPAATTDFIFSILGEELGFLGAAAVLVLYAALIFTGFAIARQAADLYGRLLALGIVLMLGLQALVNMAVASSLLPTKGLPLPFISYGGSNLICSFFGIGILLNIAAHRDRPCAAAAGLPDTLFLNRPTPKGGTDHE, from the coding sequence TTGAGAAGACCGTTCGACAGGCCCTCGGCGCTGCTCCCGGTCCTGGTCGGCTCCCTCGCCGCCGTGGGAGTGCTCATGGTTTTCAGCGCCAGCGCGGTGTTTTCCCGGGACGTCTACGGCGATTCCCTTCACATCCTCAAGCGCCAGCTCTTCTGGCTTGCCGCCGGGATCGGATTCTGCCTGGTCGGCGCCCGCGTCGATTACCACCGTTGGCGGCGCTGGTGCCGCCCCCTGCTCTTGGGCGGAGCCGGACTGCTGCTCCTGCTTTTTCTCCCGGGGCTGGGGCGGTCGGGAGGGGGAGCCCGGCGTTGGCTCTCGCTGGGCGGTTTCAACTTTCAACCCGCGGAGCTGGTCAAGTACCTGATGATCATCTACCTGGCCGATTTCCTGGCCCGGAAGCAGGAAGTGATCGCCGGCTTCCGCCGGGGTTTCCTCCCGCCGCTGGCGGTGGTGACGGTCCTGGCCGCGCTGGTGGTGGTGCAGCCCGACCTCGGAACCGCGCTCTCCCTGGGAGCGGTCGGCTGGGCGATGCTCTTCCTGGCCGGTGCCCGGATCCGCCACCTGCTGCTGCCCCTGCTTCCGGCCCTTCCCGGGATCGCCTATCTGGTCTGGTCGAAACCGTACCGCGTCCGCCGGCTGGTGGCTTTTCTCGACCCCTGGCAGGACTCGCGCGGGGCCGGTTTTCAGATCATCCAGTCGTTGATCGCGCTGGGTTCGGGAGGAGTCACCGGGGTCGGGCTGGGCGAGAGCCGGCAGAAGCTCTTTTATCTGCCCGCCGCCACCACCGATTTCATCTTTTCCATCCTGGGAGAGGAATTGGGCTTTCTGGGCGCTGCCGCCGTCCTCGTTCTCTACGCCGCGCTGATCTTCACCGGCTTCGCCATCGCCCGCCAGGCCGCCGATCTCTACGGGCGCCTGCTCGCCCTGGGGATCGTCTTGATGTTGGGGCTTCAGGCCCTGGTCAACATGGCCGTGGCCAGCAGCCTGCTCCCCACCAAGGGCCTGCCGCTCCCCTTCATCAGCTACGGCGGTTCGAACCTGATCTGCAGCTTTTTCGGAATCGGGATCCTGCTCAATATCGCCGCCCACCGCGACCGGCCCTGCGCGGCCGCGGCCGGGCTTCCGGACACTCTCTTTTTAAACCGGCCGACCCCCAAAGGAGGAACGGACCATGAATGA